In Glandiceps talaboti chromosome 16, keGlaTala1.1, whole genome shotgun sequence, a single window of DNA contains:
- the LOC144447332 gene encoding uncharacterized protein LOC144447332 — protein MHVFRYSLLGLVFIIFICSCCVSSANEVTEESPTGRCPYTVSATKYFITTKSVLQRITTYTICLDWDLRCTAYRYEQRTVYRVSSRTVEQTLYRPCPACPHNNCTNLCNACVDDNTMECDRDVGICVCHPGWNGTTCNQTCSAGYFGENCVNRCICNDNTTVSCDRLNGTCNCQSGWTGPRCTHEIRKETPKPPTEIVTILKTVTPNTTEATTIPVPIHVRGGQRKSMMDDPGMLAGIVIISIVVIASIVTIGILAMLYKRRHPIFKQKNYDIPNNTLQMGTIDHSYEDADQVHYAVPTDNIYSEVITQSSTPRGSDRSVEVITELKKKLSRENVYVDVDVDDSSKDRVDTPLTGSDDESYQVPRLQNGYPVAMPTDEKYVDMGSTQGEYQVPRQHNIAMETETPYTDMDSTYQVPRAVNNTVKPATEASNEMDHIYNVPRSTGNVTPETDASYMDMNTSNTVPRTGNAAMATDATYADMDNSQDHSHQSSKRKPYTGLYQSPRPQPPYSDISEPVDDPDGHLYNKVDRTKKSYHKNKDTSSQYDNLDNHGNTSPTDDTYDKVSHQGSMARHHGNTVKENNEYAHLKNDGKENPDDGSYNKLNHGSVRSNHHHGYNEGLYENLAQIDDEEEDEDNVDPETVPLK, from the exons CGCCACCAAGTACTTTATAACTACTAAGTCTGTACTGCAACGAATTACAACGTACACAATTTGCCTTGATTGGGACTTGCGATGCACCGCATACAG GTATGAGCAACGTACTGTGTATAGGGTGTCCTCAAGGACCGTAGAACAGACACTCTATCGTCCCTGTCCAG CATGTCCCCATAACAACTGTACCAACCTATGTAATGCATGTGTTGATGACAACACGATGGAGTGCGATCGTGATGTCGGTATATGTGTATGTCACCCAGGATGGAACGGAACAACGTGTAACCAAA CATGTAGTGCCGGTTACTTTGGTGAAAATTGTGTGAATCGTTGTATTTGTAACGATAACACAACTGTATCATGTGATCGTCTCAATGGAACATGTAATTGTCAATCTGGATGGACTGGACCGAGATGTACACACG aaATCCGAAAGGAAACGCCTAAACCTCCAACAGAAATCGTAACTATTTTGAAGACAGTTACACCTAATACCACCGAGGCCACTACTATACCTGTCCCGATACACGTGCGAGGTGGACAGAGGAAATCTATGATGGACGATCCGGGTATGCTAGCCGGGATTGTCATCATCTCCATAGTTGTAATTGCTAGTATCGTTACCATTGGTATACTTGCAATGCTTTATAAAAGACGACATCCAATATTTAAACAAAA GAACTATGACATACCAAATAACACACTGCAAATGGGGACAATAGACCATTCGTATGAAGACGCTGACCAAG TGCATTATGCAGTCCCCACTGACAATATATACAGTGAAGTTATTACACAGTCTTCAACTCCCCGTGGTTCGGATCGGTCTGTTGAAGTTATAACAGAATTGAAAAAGAAACTAAGTAGAGAAAATGTGTATGTTGATGTGGACGTAGATGACAGTAGTAAGGACAGAGTGGACACTCCTTTGACAGGAAGTGATGATGAAAGTTACCAAGTACCAAGACTCCAGAATGGTTATCCCGTTGCTATGCCAACAGATGAGAAATATGTGGATATGGGAAGTACGCAAGGTGAATATCAAGTTCCTAGACAACACaacattgccatggaaacagagaCACCATACACTGACATGGACAGCACATACCAAGTTCCACGAGCAGTTAATAATACGGTGAAACCTGCAACTGAAGCGTCGAATGAGATGGACCATATTTACAATGTTCCACGAAGTACAGGAAATGTTACCCCAGAAACTGATGCTTCTTACATGGACATGAACACCAGTAATACAGTGCCACGTACAGGAAATGCTGCCATGGCAACGGATGCAACGTACGCTGATATGGACAACAGTCAAGATCATAGCCACCAATCTTCCAAACGTAAACCGTACACGGGACTGTACCAATCGCCAAGACCCCAACCACCATATTCTGATATTAGTGAACCTGTAGATGACCCCGATGGTCATCTCTACAACAAAGTTGACCGAACAAAGAAGTCATATCACAAGAATAAAGACACATCGTCACAATATGACAATTTagataaccatggcaacacatcACCAACAGACGATACCTATGATAAAGTAAGCCATCAAGGTAGTATGGCTcgtcaccatggtaacacagtGAAGGAAAACAATGAATATGCTCATTTGAAGAATGATGGCAAGGAGAATCCTGATGATGGCTCCTATAATAAACTAAACCACGGCAGTGTAAGGTCTAatcatcaccatggttacaacgAAGGTTTATATGAAAATCTCGCACAAATTGACGATGAGGAGGAGGATGAGGACAACGTTGATCCAGAGACCGTTCCATTGAAATAA
- the LOC144447459 gene encoding all trans-polyprenyl-diphosphate synthase PDSS1-like, which yields MAATKLSNRYRLLISACSFRNLFEISSLITRSKTPCALWRRNVCKSTSTYQLVQGPVHRHSNYSRCRRYFCTTSSPPKQENYSPEKLTESELSRLCNDIKKELNSNKTDLQNISHYFFDGKGKAFRPMTVLLTARACNCQAGLEDQVLNTQYRIAMIAEMIHTASLIHDDVIDAANTRRGKPSVNKVWGQTQAILAGDYVLSISSMMLAQIGNKSVVVVLSQVIDDLVRGEFMQLGSKQDENERFNHYLQKTYKKTASLLANSCKAVAILGNCSAAVTEIAYQYGRNIGIAFQLIDDMLDYISSDSLMGKPTSTDLKLGLATAPVLFACQQYPELNSLIMRRFSEPGDVERARQLVSQTDSIEQTKYLAKQYCQEAIKQISGLTESSSRQALISLTHKVLNRLK from the exons ATGGCTGCCACAAAATTATCTAACCGGTACCGGTTACTTATATCAGCGTGTAGTTTTCGAAACTTATTCGAAATAAGTTCACTTATTACTAGATCGAAAACACCATGTGCGCTATGGAGAAGAAATGTGTGTAAATCAACGAGCACCTATCAATTG GTACAAGGACCAGTACATCGTCATAGCAACTACTCAAGATGTAGACG atatttttgtACCACTTCAAGTCCTCCCAAACAAGAAAACTACAGTCCTGAAAAATTAACCGAATCAGAACTTTCAAGACTTTGTAATGATATTAAAAAG gagCTAAACAGCAACAAAACAGACCTCCAAAACATCAGCCATTATTTCTTTGACGGTAAAGGTAAAGCATTTCGACCAATGACAGTTCTGCTGACTGCCAGGGCATGTAACTGCCAGGCAGGGCTTGAGGACCAAGTTTTAAATACACAATACAGAATAGCAATGATCGCTGAGATGATACACACGGCCAGTCTTatacatgatgatgtcattgacgCTGCTAACACTAGACGGGGAAAACCATCGGTCAACAAAGTGTGGGGACAAACACAG GCTATACTGGCTGGTGACTATGTATTATCAATTTCATCTATGATGTTAGCACAGATCGGCAATAAATCAGTGGTTGTTGTTCTATCTCAGGTTATAGACGATTTAGTCAGAG GTGAATTCATGCAACTAGGATCAAAACAAGATGAAAATGAACGATTTAATCACTATCTCCAGAAAACTTACAAGAAAACAGCCAGTCTTCTAGCTAACAGCTGTAAAGCA GTTGCTATTCTTGGTAACTGTAGTGCTGCTGTGACTGAAATAGCCTATCAATATGgtcgtaacattggtatagccTTCCAGCTTATAGACGATATGTTGGACTATATCTCAAGTGACAGTTTGATGGGTAAACCTACATCCACAGATTTAAAATTAGGACTAGCCACGGCACCTGTACTCTTTGCTTGTCAACAG TATCCTGAACTGAATTCACTTATAATGAGAAGGTTTAGTGAACCTGGTGATGTAGAGAGAGCAAGACAATTGGTTTCCCAG ACTGACAGCATAGAGCAAACCAAGTACCTGGCTAAGCAGTATTGTCAGGAAGCTATCAAACAAATCAGTGGACTTACAGAATCATCGTCTAGACAAGCGTTGATATCACTGACTCATAAAGTATTGAATAGACTCAAGTAA
- the LOC144447458 gene encoding ankyrin repeat and MYND domain-containing protein 2-like, protein MAPKKGDLTDLEKQLVDDISTGSFDKVKDILSKGSVRVDCLDDHGMTPLQHAAFKGSRELCELFLAHGANVNNLEHENGYTTLMFAALAGSVECCKLLLDAGAKTTGTNSVGRTATQMAAFVGQHACVSVINNYFSKQEVDYYTKVQGFEKEPKLAPHLAAPLHKLVLFSNLNPVKVALYIEKHKELLDNASRVAKVLDIMAEKQFKQHDVNEVLSIKMHYFATIVRACHVWNVEKPEGINGFIKSQLRGKEPDGFQLAMEKVIRESLREYPYHESQLLQQLVRSIAPVKPGEEPSALSILSQGINGNQSFSYENMCGTCGDQNAEKKCSACKVMKYCDQNCQKLHWFTHKKVCKNLAEQYKMQQAMEEMMKKKEEEEKLAKEMEEKASLEKGDAPDKKDESDETQGDEAEKTAKENEEEETDKDESEKKEAATEEESSKESDTTNDENNRTIDKETTEIQPDS, encoded by the exons ATGGCTCCGAAGAAAGGCGATCTCACCGACCTGGAAAAACAGCTTGTTGATGATATCAGTACGG GTTCATTTGACAAAGTGAAGGATATTCTAAGTAAAGGCAGTGTGAGAGTTGACTGTCTTGATGAT CATGGAATGACACCGTTGCAACATGCTGCATTCAAAGGTAGCAGGGAACTATGTGAATTGTTTTTAGCTCATGGTGCTAACGTTAACAATCTTGAACATGAAAATGGGTATACAACCTTGATGTTTGCTGCTTTAGCAG GAAGTGTAGAATGCTGTAAATTGTTACTAGATGCCGGTGCTAAGACTACAGGTACTAACTCAGTAGGTCGTACAGCAACTCAGATGGCAGCCTTCGTGGGTCAACATGCATGTGTTAGTGTCATCAATAATTATTTCTCTAAACAAGAAGTTGATTACTACACTAAAGTACAGG gTTTTGAAAAGGAGCCCAAGTTAGCACCTCATCTAGCAGCTCCCTTGCACAAATTGGTATTGTTTTCAAATCTTAACCCAGTCAAA GTCGCCTTGTACATAGAGAAACACAAAGAACTACTTGACAATGCATCCAGAGTTGCTAAAGTGCTGGATATTATGGCTGAAAAACAGTTTAAACAGCATGATGTCAACGAAGTCCTGTCTATTAAGATGCACTATTTTGCTACCATAGTCAGAGCATGTCATGTTTGGAATGTTGAAAAACCAGAAGGTATCAATGGATTCATCAAAAG TCAGTTGAGAGGGAAAGAACCCGATGGATTCCAATTGGCCATGGAAAAAGTTATCCGTGAATCACTCCGAGAATACCCATATCACGAGTCTCAATTGTTGCAGCAACTTGTCCGCAGTATTGCACCAGTCAAACCG GGTGAGGAGCCGAGTGCATTGTCCATACTTTCACAAGGTATCAACGGCAATCAAAGTTTCTCGTATGAAAACATGTGTGGTACATGTGGAGATCAGAATGCAGAGAAGAAATGTTCAGCTTGCAAAGTG ATGAAATATTGTGATCAAAATTGTCAGAAATTACACTGGTTTACTCATAAGAAGGTTTGTAAGAATCTTGCAGAGCAGTATAAGATGCAACAAGCCATGGAGGagatgatgaagaagaaagAAGAAGAGGAGAAACTTG CCAAAGAAATGGAAGAGAAAGCATCATTAGAAAAAGGTGATGCCCCGGATAAAAAAGATGAAAGTGATGAGACACAGGGAGATGAAGCAGAGAAGACAGCGAAGGAGAATGAGGAGGAGGAAACTGACAAAGATGAAAGTGAGAAAAAGGAAGCTGCAACTGAAGAGGAATCTTCAAAAGAAAGTGATACAACGAATGATGAAAACAACAGGACAATTGACAAGGAGACAACAGAAATACAACCAGATAGCTAG